A portion of the Clostridium gelidum genome contains these proteins:
- a CDS encoding ketopantoate reductase family protein, which produces MKIGIMGIGAIGGYISAMLCRHNENVYIIGKGETLNIIKDKGITLKSEANGNFVVFPTLITEDANEAGIMDIVFVCVKGYSLKAAARAISPMVDDHTLVVPIINGVNGGSKLYSYLGRGKVTEAIMYISSKIEAKGVIKHTSKNTKIVISSNKHRPIQRRYLERVYNVLTKANIMCEVRKDAEVAAWNNYVFNCAFNVTDSYYDVKVKGILEDRMKFETFCNVAKECEEVGRTKGINLPKNIYENSINTLKSLSKKSISSMHKDVASGKKFELELFCGELCRMGKAVGVPTPYTQKAYEKLKILQPM; this is translated from the coding sequence ATGAAAATTGGAATAATGGGAATCGGTGCTATTGGCGGATATATTAGTGCAATGCTTTGCAGACACAACGAAAATGTTTATATTATAGGAAAAGGTGAAACATTAAACATCATAAAGGATAAGGGAATTACTTTAAAAAGTGAAGCAAATGGAAACTTTGTGGTCTTTCCAACGCTTATAACAGAAGACGCAAACGAAGCTGGAATTATGGATATTGTATTTGTGTGTGTAAAAGGATATTCATTAAAAGCAGCAGCTAGAGCTATTTCACCTATGGTTGATGATCATACATTAGTTGTTCCTATTATTAATGGAGTAAATGGAGGAAGCAAACTATATTCTTATTTAGGACGCGGTAAGGTAACGGAGGCCATAATGTATATTAGTTCTAAAATTGAAGCTAAGGGAGTTATAAAACATACTAGTAAAAACACCAAAATTGTTATATCATCAAATAAACATCGTCCTATTCAAAGGAGATATTTAGAAAGGGTTTATAACGTTCTAACTAAAGCAAATATTATGTGTGAAGTAAGAAAAGATGCAGAAGTTGCTGCATGGAATAATTATGTGTTTAATTGTGCATTTAATGTAACAGATTCTTATTATGATGTTAAAGTAAAAGGAATATTAGAAGATAGGATGAAGTTTGAAACTTTCTGCAATGTTGCAAAAGAATGTGAAGAGGTTGGAAGGACTAAGGGAATTAATCTTCCAAAAAATATTTATGAGAATTCAATTAATACTCTGAAAAGCTTATCCAAGAAGAGTATAAGTTCTATGCATAAAGATGTGGCTTCTGGAAAGAAATTTGAACTTGAATTATTCTGTGGTGAGTTATGCCGTATGGGAAAGGCTGTTGGAGTTCCAACACCTTATACTCAAAAAGCTTATGAAAAACTTAAAATATTACAACCTATGTAA
- a CDS encoding helix-turn-helix domain-containing protein, giving the protein MNRLNIGETILQLRKEKNITQEQLAFMVGISAGAVSKWENGNSMPDISLLAPLARALNTSLDVLLSFHQELSEIEVGNINQELTKVFLHEGYVAGEAKCQKYLNEYPNSIHLKVIIAGLLETYLMMSKDNSEEFIKIKRQETLALFKQVAESRDPKYTSTALFFIAHIHMVLENYEESEKALKELPQTIDPMSLYPALFMKQGKTKEAMKLCSNKLLNYINNSCLMLIMMAKTSKAEQNYENSFYFLDACYKIQNIFQMGLNSAEYNYIQLNIETGEKEAAAKWFKTYVEGLISTEYDYHSNPYFDKVELEVKPEEQNIIRKKMLQSLIDEDEFKSLAGIIEYEKAIKELKVAVSEM; this is encoded by the coding sequence TTGAATAGATTAAATATAGGTGAAACAATTTTACAATTAAGAAAAGAAAAAAACATCACTCAAGAGCAGTTAGCTTTTATGGTTGGTATTTCGGCAGGAGCAGTCAGTAAATGGGAAAATGGAAATTCAATGCCAGACATTTCATTGCTAGCTCCTTTGGCTCGTGCATTAAATACATCTCTTGATGTCTTATTGTCTTTTCATCAAGAACTTTCAGAAATAGAGGTTGGTAACATTAATCAAGAACTGACAAAAGTATTTTTACATGAAGGTTATGTAGCTGGGGAAGCAAAATGTCAAAAGTACCTAAATGAGTATCCCAATAGTATCCATTTAAAAGTTATTATTGCCGGCTTGCTTGAAACGTATTTGATGATGTCAAAAGACAATTCAGAAGAATTTATAAAAATAAAAAGGCAGGAAACTTTAGCTTTGTTTAAGCAGGTAGCTGAAAGTAGAGATCCTAAATATACATCAACAGCACTATTTTTTATTGCTCATATTCATATGGTACTAGAGAACTATGAAGAAAGTGAAAAGGCACTTAAGGAGCTTCCGCAGACTATAGATCCAATGTCTTTATATCCAGCTCTTTTTATGAAGCAAGGAAAAACTAAGGAGGCGATGAAGCTCTGTAGTAATAAATTATTGAATTATATAAATAATAGTTGTCTTATGCTTATCATGATGGCAAAAACTTCAAAAGCAGAACAAAATTATGAAAATTCGTTTTATTTTCTAGATGCATGTTATAAGATACAGAATATATTTCAAATGGGGTTAAATTCAGCAGAATATAATTATATCCAATTAAACATTGAAACTGGTGAGAAAGAAGCTGCGGCTAAATGGTTCAAAACTTATGTGGAAGGATTGATCTCTACAGAATATGATTATCATAGTAATCCTTACTTTGATAAAGTTGAGTTAGAAGTAAAACCAGAGGAGCAGAATATAATCAGAAAAAAAATGCTACAGTCACTAATAGATGAAGATGAGTTTAAAAGTTTAGCTGGAATTATAGAATATGAAAAAGCAATTAAAGAATTAAAAGTGGCTGTTAGTGAAATGTAA
- a CDS encoding LysR family transcriptional regulator, with the protein MNIDLNLYKVFFTVANCKNISKAAEVLFVSQPAVSKSIKTLETSLNVNLFSRSSKGVTLTPEGEILYNHIKNALDEFSLGENILEKLKNKEMGNINLGVSTTIGKSYFLPKFQEFIKEYPYFKIKIINKPTLDTIKLVQEEKLDLGIIGTTSREVDLEFIKLCEIQDILVASNSYVKSLNSKSINDIFTQGSFMFLENPNATREFIDNYFANQNLSIIPDIEASNMDFLIECAKIGLGITSVIKDFLHNELENGTLVELPLEVPIPPRYIGVIYKNSSNLSIAAKTLIDFLRK; encoded by the coding sequence ATGAATATTGATTTAAACCTTTATAAAGTCTTTTTTACAGTTGCTAACTGCAAAAACATATCAAAAGCAGCTGAAGTTCTTTTTGTTTCACAGCCTGCTGTAAGTAAATCTATTAAAACCTTAGAAACTTCTCTTAATGTGAATCTTTTTTCAAGGAGTTCTAAAGGAGTAACTCTAACGCCAGAGGGAGAAATATTATATAATCATATAAAAAATGCCCTTGATGAATTTAGTTTAGGCGAAAATATTTTAGAAAAATTAAAAAATAAAGAAATGGGTAATATTAATTTAGGCGTAAGTACAACCATTGGTAAAAGTTACTTCTTACCTAAATTTCAAGAATTCATAAAAGAATATCCATATTTTAAAATTAAGATTATAAATAAGCCCACTTTAGATACAATAAAATTAGTACAGGAAGAAAAATTAGATTTAGGTATTATTGGAACAACTTCAAGGGAAGTTGATCTTGAATTTATTAAACTTTGTGAAATACAAGATATTTTAGTTGCTAGTAATAGCTATGTAAAAAGTTTAAATTCAAAATCTATAAACGATATATTTACACAAGGATCTTTCATGTTTTTAGAAAATCCTAATGCTACAAGGGAATTTATTGATAATTACTTTGCTAATCAAAATCTAAGTATTATTCCAGATATTGAAGCTAGTAATATGGATTTCTTAATTGAATGTGCTAAAATTGGCCTTGGAATTACTTCTGTTATAAAAGATTTTCTACATAATGAGTTAGAAAATGGAACTCTTGTAGAGCTTCCTTTAGAAGTTCCTATTCCTCCTAGATATATTGGTGTTATTTATAAAAATTCATCCAATCTATCTATTGCGGCGAAAACTCTTATAGATTTTTTAAGAAAGTAA
- a CDS encoding sulfite exporter TauE/SafE family protein — translation MKYEIKAISVGIAGGIGAGLIGIGGGIIMIPCMISFLGVSQHKAHATSLAAIAPLAVMSAAVYSSYGNLNIYLACVLAVGGVIGAYIGASLMPHVNATILQRLLGVLCIIMAIKMGVGF, via the coding sequence ATGAAATATGAAATTAAAGCTATATCAGTTGGAATCGCTGGTGGAATAGGTGCTGGATTAATTGGTATTGGCGGAGGAATTATCATGATTCCTTGTATGATATCATTTTTAGGAGTATCACAACATAAAGCACATGCTACGTCACTGGCAGCTATTGCGCCTCTTGCTGTAATGAGTGCTGCAGTTTATAGCAGTTATGGTAATTTAAATATTTATTTAGCTTGTGTGCTTGCTGTTGGAGGTGTAATAGGAGCATATATTGGTGCATCTCTAATGCCACATGTTAATGCAACTATATTACAGCGCTTACTAGGTGTATTATGTATAATTATGGCAATAAAGATGGGAGTTGGTTTCTAA
- a CDS encoding helix-turn-helix transcriptional regulator, which translates to MKNKLKEFRESLGLTQEQLGELVGVSRQAINSIETEKYEPSIWLAYDISRICHCPIEEVFLFEQSERKSRAQLSRGGI; encoded by the coding sequence ATGAAAAATAAATTAAAAGAATTTCGTGAATCTCTTGGATTAACGCAAGAACAACTGGGAGAGCTTGTCGGAGTGTCAAGACAAGCGATAAATTCAATTGAAACAGAAAAATATGAACCATCTATATGGTTAGCTTATGATATTTCGCGAATATGTCACTGTCCTATAGAAGAGGTTTTTCTTTTTGAACAGAGTGAAAGAAAATCAAGAGCACAATTAAGTAGAGGGGGCATTTAA
- a CDS encoding SDR family NAD(P)-dependent oxidoreductase, with amino-acid sequence MNFKNKVCVITGGALGIGRCLTREFARSGEKVIFIDNDKKAGEESLKYIKKKDGDDLFFVGDISEEKTFL; translated from the coding sequence ATGAATTTTAAAAATAAAGTTTGTGTAATTACTGGTGGGGCTTTAGGTATTGGAAGATGCTTGACACGTGAATTTGCAAGAAGTGGTGAAAAAGTTATTTTCATTGATAATGATAAAAAAGCAGGTGAGGAAAGTCTAAAGTATATTAAAAAAAAGGATGGAGACGATCTATTTTTTGTGGGAGATATTTCTGAAGAAAAGACTTTTTTATGA
- a CDS encoding sulfite exporter TauE/SafE family protein, with the protein MMIIIFGILIGIITGTLSGLLGIGGGALMVVLCTSLLHVSQHVAQAAALAAIIPTAFVGAAKHHKNGLINYKVGIYLAIGGILGSFFGASIANILNEDMLRKIFSLFFAVIGIQVLRTSFKVNVKKNENHINLEEKI; encoded by the coding sequence ATGATGATTATAATATTTGGAATATTGATAGGTATAATTACAGGTACTCTTAGTGGGTTATTAGGAATCGGTGGCGGTGCACTTATGGTTGTTCTTTGTACATCATTGCTGCATGTTTCTCAACATGTGGCCCAAGCTGCAGCATTGGCAGCTATTATTCCAACAGCCTTTGTAGGTGCAGCAAAACATCATAAAAATGGTTTGATAAATTATAAAGTTGGGATATATTTAGCTATTGGTGGTATTTTAGGAAGCTTTTTTGGAGCATCTATTGCTAATATACTTAATGAAGATATGTTACGTAAAATCTTTAGTTTATTTTTTGCAGTTATAGGCATTCAAGTATTGAGAACTTCATTTAAAGTAAATGTAAAGAAAAATGAAAATCATATTAATTTAGAGGAAAAAATCTGA
- the def gene encoding peptide deformylase — translation MALRQIRLFGDEILRKKSREVEVVDEKIIQILNDMVDTMYNAENGGGLAAPQVGLLKRLVVIDMGQGLMKLVNPKIIKQEGSQEVIEGCLSNPNIFGKLLRPAKVTVRALNEKGKEITLTGTGELAKCFCHEIDHLEGILFTDFVTEYI, via the coding sequence ATGGCATTAAGACAAATTAGACTTTTTGGTGATGAAATATTAAGAAAAAAAAGTAGAGAAGTTGAAGTTGTGGACGAAAAAATAATACAAATTCTAAATGATATGGTAGATACTATGTATAATGCAGAAAATGGTGGGGGATTAGCAGCACCACAAGTAGGTCTACTAAAAAGATTAGTTGTGATTGATATGGGACAGGGACTTATGAAATTAGTTAATCCAAAGATAATTAAGCAAGAAGGAAGTCAAGAAGTTATAGAGGGATGTTTAAGTAATCCTAATATATTTGGAAAATTATTAAGACCAGCAAAAGTTACAGTGCGAGCACTTAATGAAAAAGGTAAAGAAATAACATTAACAGGTACAGGAGAATTAGCAAAATGTTTTTGTCATGAAATTGACCATTTAGAAGGTATTCTTTTTACTGACTTTGTTACTGAATATATATAA
- a CDS encoding ECF transporter S component gives MENSKSLNTKEMVLMGLMIALVYLAGSIIKIPSVGGFVHIGDCMVFLSVIVLGKKKGAISSSLGMFLVDVLGGYYFWAPFTFIIKGAMAYIAGFILEKMSKRYGSIRYTIAFLVSGVFMVVAYFGAGIIVAGFLTEKAGLLQGIIFSAKDIVGNIIQVGTGVVIALPLSAVIIKAKQTAFAN, from the coding sequence ATGGAAAATAGTAAGTCTTTAAATACAAAAGAAATGGTTTTAATGGGGTTAATGATTGCTTTAGTTTATTTGGCAGGAAGTATAATTAAGATTCCATCCGTTGGTGGATTTGTTCATATAGGCGACTGTATGGTATTTTTGTCGGTAATAGTCCTTGGTAAGAAAAAGGGAGCAATTTCAAGTTCACTCGGAATGTTTCTTGTAGATGTACTTGGCGGATATTATTTTTGGGCGCCATTTACATTTATAATTAAAGGTGCAATGGCTTATATTGCAGGATTCATTTTAGAAAAAATGTCAAAACGTTATGGAAGTATCAGATACACAATTGCATTTTTAGTTAGTGGTGTATTTATGGTAGTTGCATACTTCGGAGCTGGAATCATAGTAGCAGGTTTTCTAACAGAAAAAGCTGGTCTATTACAAGGCATTATATTTTCAGCAAAAGATATAGTTGGAAATATAATTCAAGTAGGTACTGGAGTAGTAATTGCATTGCCATTAAGTGCAGTAATAATCAAAGCTAAACAAACTGCATTTGCTAATTAA